The following are from one region of the Lynx canadensis isolate LIC74 chromosome D4, mLynCan4.pri.v2, whole genome shotgun sequence genome:
- the LOC115499676 gene encoding protein NYNRIN-like: MEQGKTYRTGHYLMLRSPGLLTEAASSIKDRGNNLADQTARQVAQNPIQVLPAQLPDPGPRDLPPQPEYSEDDLIWMRKLPMTQVTDGWWRDSRDRLILPDKLGHAILAKILQNAHPHATAQGHRKRGTIPEAHWEVDFTEVKPDKYGYKYLLVFVDTFSGWTEAFPTKKETAQIVAKKILEKILPRYGFPVMIGSDNGPAFVSKVSQGLASVLGAD, from the exons ATGGAACAAGGAAAGACCTACAGGACCGGCCATTACCTGATGCTGAGGTCACCTGGTTTACTGACGGAAGCAGCTTCGTCCATCAAGGACAGAG GAAATAACCTCGCTGACCAGACTGCACGCCAGGTAGCACAAAACCCCATTCAAGTACTCCCTGCGCAGCTACCAGACCCAGGGCCCCGAGATTTACCCCCACAGCCTGAATACTCAGAAGATGATCTTATCTGGATGCGCAAGCTCCCCATGACCCAAGTTACAGACGGATGGTGGAGGGACTCCAGAGACCGCCTTATCCTTCCCGACAAATTGGGCCACGCAATCCTGGCAAAAATACTCCAGAACGCGCACCCACACGCCACAGCCCAAGGCCACCGAAAAAGAGGAACCATACCAGAAGCCCACTGGGAAGTGGACTTCACCGAGGTAAAGCCTGACAAATACGGCTATAAATACTTACTAGTGTTCGTAGACACTTTTTCAGGATGGACTGAAGCCTTTCCAACCAAGAAGGAAACGGCGCAGATAGTAGCCAAAAAGATCCTAGAAAAAATCCtgcccaggtatggttttccagTCATGATAGGGTCAGATAATGGACCTGCATTCGTCTCTAAGGTAAGTCAGGGATTGGCTTCCGTACTTGGGGCAGATTAG